In one window of Microbacterium dextranolyticum DNA:
- the sdhA gene encoding succinate dehydrogenase flavoprotein subunit: protein MSTQHPEAVLKDGVYYHEFDIVIVGAGGAGMRAAIEAGPGARTAVITKLYPTRSHTGAAQGGMAAALANVEEDSWEWHTFDTVKGGDYLVDQDAAEILAKEAIDAVIDLENMGLPFNRTPEGKIDQRRFGGHTADHGKTPVRRACYAADRTGHMILQTLFQNCVKLGINFFNEYYALDLITVKDADGNTQVAGVVAYELATGDLHVFHSKAVIFATGGFGKIYKTTSNAHTLTGDGVGIVWRKGLPLEDIEFFQFHPTGLAGLGILLTEGARGEGAILRNASGERFMERYAPTIKDLAPRDIVARCMVKEVLEGRGAGPHKDYVYLDCTHLGAEVLETKLPDITEFARTYLGVDPVTEPVPVMPTAHYAMGGIPTNTAGEVLQNNDTVVPGLYAAGECACVSVHGANRLGTNSLLDINVFGKRSGRAAVEYVKTAGFVPLPEDPAKEVRELIEGLRTNPGTERVAVLRKTLQEEMDANAQVFRTEETLTNVMGTIHDLRQRYKNVHVDDKGKRFNTDLLEAVELGFLLDLAEIVAYAARNRKESRGGHMREDYEKRDDENYMQHTMAYLTGDPHSADPEDHIRLDWKPVVFTKNDKGEFNYPPMERKY, encoded by the coding sequence GTGAGCACACAGCATCCCGAGGCCGTTCTGAAGGACGGCGTCTACTACCACGAGTTCGACATCGTCATCGTCGGCGCCGGCGGCGCGGGCATGCGCGCCGCGATCGAGGCGGGCCCGGGCGCCCGCACGGCGGTCATCACGAAGCTCTACCCCACGCGCTCGCACACCGGTGCGGCGCAGGGCGGCATGGCGGCGGCGCTCGCGAACGTCGAAGAGGACTCGTGGGAGTGGCACACCTTCGACACCGTCAAGGGCGGCGACTACCTCGTCGACCAGGACGCGGCCGAGATCCTCGCGAAAGAGGCGATCGACGCGGTCATCGACCTCGAGAACATGGGTCTGCCCTTCAACCGCACCCCCGAGGGCAAGATCGACCAGCGCCGGTTCGGCGGACACACCGCCGACCACGGCAAGACGCCGGTCCGCCGCGCGTGCTACGCCGCCGACCGCACGGGCCACATGATCCTGCAGACGCTCTTCCAGAACTGCGTCAAGCTCGGCATCAACTTCTTCAACGAGTACTACGCCCTCGACCTCATCACGGTGAAGGATGCCGACGGCAACACCCAGGTCGCCGGTGTCGTCGCCTACGAGCTGGCCACCGGAGACCTGCACGTCTTCCACTCCAAGGCCGTGATCTTCGCGACCGGCGGTTTCGGCAAGATCTACAAGACCACCTCCAACGCCCACACCCTCACGGGAGACGGCGTCGGCATCGTCTGGCGCAAGGGCCTGCCGCTCGAGGACATCGAGTTCTTCCAGTTCCACCCGACCGGCCTCGCCGGTCTCGGCATCCTCCTCACCGAGGGCGCCCGCGGCGAGGGCGCGATCCTGCGCAACGCGTCCGGCGAGCGGTTCATGGAGCGCTACGCCCCGACCATCAAGGACCTCGCCCCCCGCGACATCGTCGCGCGCTGCATGGTCAAGGAGGTCCTCGAGGGACGCGGTGCCGGACCCCACAAGGACTACGTCTACCTCGACTGCACGCACCTGGGTGCCGAGGTCCTCGAGACGAAACTTCCCGACATCACCGAGTTCGCCCGCACGTACCTCGGCGTCGACCCGGTGACCGAGCCGGTGCCCGTCATGCCCACGGCGCACTATGCGATGGGCGGCATCCCGACCAACACCGCGGGCGAGGTGCTGCAGAACAACGACACGGTCGTCCCGGGTCTGTACGCCGCCGGCGAATGCGCGTGCGTCTCGGTGCACGGCGCGAACCGCCTGGGCACCAACTCGCTCCTCGACATCAACGTCTTCGGCAAGCGGTCGGGCCGCGCCGCGGTCGAGTACGTCAAGACCGCCGGCTTCGTGCCGCTGCCGGAGGACCCGGCCAAGGAGGTGCGCGAGCTCATCGAGGGCCTGCGCACCAACCCCGGAACCGAGCGCGTCGCGGTGCTGCGCAAGACGCTGCAGGAGGAGATGGACGCCAACGCCCAGGTCTTCCGCACCGAAGAGACGCTGACCAACGTCATGGGCACCATCCACGACCTGCGCCAGCGCTACAAGAACGTCCACGTCGACGACAAGGGCAAGCGGTTCAACACCGACCTGCTCGAAGCGGTCGAGCTCGGCTTCCTGCTCGACCTGGCCGAGATCGTCGCCTACGCGGCCCGCAACCGCAAGGAGAGCCGCGGCGGTCACATGCGCGAGGACTACGAGAAGCGCGACGACGAGAACTACATGCAGCACACGATGGCCTACCTCACCGGCGACCCGCACTCGGCCGACCCCGAGGACCACATCCGGCTGGACTGGAAGCCCGTCGTGTTCACCAAGAACGACAAGGGCGAGTTCAACTACCCGCCGATGGAGAGGAAGTACTGA
- a CDS encoding succinate dehydrogenase iron-sulfur subunit: MSTAIVEQDAVVVEATGEAPIQSYLVTFNIRRFDPEIDAEPRWVDYDVELYPTDRVLDALHKIKWEVDGSLTFRRSCAHGICGSDAMRINGRNRLACKTLIKDLDISKPIYVEAIKGLPLEKDLVVDMEPFFASYREVQPFLIANSKPEAGKERIQSIADREIFDDTTKCILCAACTSSCPVFWTDGQYFGPAAIVNAHRFIFDSRDDAADVRLDILNDKEGVWRCRTTFNCTEACPRGIEVTKAIAEVKQAILRH, from the coding sequence ATGTCGACCGCCATCGTCGAGCAGGACGCCGTCGTCGTCGAGGCGACGGGCGAGGCCCCGATCCAGTCGTACCTCGTCACGTTCAACATCCGCCGGTTCGACCCGGAGATCGACGCCGAGCCGCGCTGGGTCGACTACGACGTCGAGCTGTACCCCACCGACCGCGTGCTCGACGCCCTGCACAAGATCAAGTGGGAGGTCGACGGCTCGCTGACTTTCCGCCGCTCGTGCGCGCACGGCATCTGCGGCTCGGACGCGATGCGCATCAACGGTCGCAACCGCCTCGCCTGCAAGACGCTCATCAAGGACCTCGACATCTCGAAGCCCATCTACGTCGAGGCGATCAAGGGCCTGCCGCTCGAGAAGGACCTCGTCGTCGACATGGAGCCCTTCTTCGCGTCGTACCGCGAGGTGCAGCCGTTCCTCATCGCGAATTCGAAGCCCGAGGCCGGCAAGGAGCGCATCCAGTCGATCGCCGACCGCGAGATCTTCGACGACACCACGAAGTGCATCCTGTGCGCCGCGTGCACCTCGTCGTGCCCCGTGTTCTGGACGGATGGCCAGTACTTCGGACCCGCCGCGATCGTCAACGCGCACCGGTTCATCTTCGACTCGCGCGACGACGCGGCCGACGTGCGCCTGGACATCCTCAACGACAAGGAGGGCGTGTGGCGGTGCCGCACGACCTTCAACTGCACGGAGGCGTGCCCCCGTGGCATCGAGGTGACCAAGGCCATCGCCGAGGTCAAGCAGGCGATCCTGCGCCACTGA
- a CDS encoding YihY/virulence factor BrkB family protein: MSAPPPSHPAAADAARVEEERLRRSWDERQAALLERLDGPLSTATEITRKTLALFPVRVWRHFLQHNGFLLAAGVSYQALFAFFAVIYVAFATVGLWLGGSPDAVRALIEVINGYLPGIIADEGGLITTDQAMAIAAESTGVLAVTGLIAVGTAMWTAIGFVTFTRRAVRDIFGLPFDTRSYLLLKARDLVASIAFGIALILGFAISVAGTTALSWVFALLGLDQASGWYQLGVGVASVTVSVGLFSSALALLFRFLTGTSLRWRRIWPGAVLGGGAITVLQLGAGLLLRYTPSNPLLATFAIFIGLLLWFRVIGVLILVAASWIAVSASDVDEPLSPLSETERLRQEHAALVLAAQVRLRTARAASDTAPWYRRLPARRALRAAKEELADVQASAPPSSSPRRFLFPSRADEGALANGVGRAQ; the protein is encoded by the coding sequence GTGAGCGCCCCACCGCCGTCCCATCCTGCTGCGGCCGACGCCGCACGCGTGGAGGAGGAGCGGCTGCGCCGCAGCTGGGACGAGCGCCAAGCGGCGCTACTCGAACGCCTCGACGGCCCGCTGAGCACCGCGACGGAGATCACCCGCAAGACGCTGGCACTGTTCCCCGTGCGGGTGTGGCGCCACTTCTTACAGCACAACGGGTTCCTTTTGGCGGCGGGGGTGAGCTACCAGGCGCTGTTCGCGTTCTTCGCCGTCATCTACGTCGCTTTCGCCACCGTCGGGCTCTGGCTCGGCGGCAGTCCCGACGCGGTGCGTGCGCTGATCGAGGTCATCAACGGATATCTGCCGGGGATCATCGCCGATGAGGGCGGCCTGATCACGACCGACCAGGCGATGGCGATCGCCGCGGAGTCGACGGGTGTGCTCGCCGTGACGGGCCTCATCGCCGTCGGCACGGCGATGTGGACCGCGATCGGCTTCGTGACCTTCACTCGGCGCGCCGTCCGCGACATCTTCGGCCTGCCCTTCGACACGCGCTCGTACCTGCTGCTGAAGGCGCGCGACCTCGTCGCCTCGATCGCGTTCGGCATCGCCCTGATCCTCGGCTTCGCGATCAGCGTCGCGGGAACGACGGCGCTCAGCTGGGTGTTCGCGCTGCTGGGCCTGGACCAGGCATCCGGCTGGTATCAGCTCGGTGTCGGCGTGGCCTCGGTGACGGTCTCGGTGGGACTGTTCTCCAGCGCCCTGGCGCTGCTGTTCCGGTTCCTGACCGGCACGTCGCTGCGGTGGCGGCGGATCTGGCCGGGCGCCGTCCTCGGCGGCGGCGCCATCACCGTGCTGCAGCTGGGCGCCGGCCTGCTGCTGCGCTACACGCCCTCGAACCCGCTGCTGGCCACGTTCGCGATCTTCATCGGTCTGCTGCTGTGGTTCCGGGTCATCGGCGTGCTGATCCTCGTGGCCGCATCGTGGATCGCGGTCTCCGCGTCGGACGTCGACGAGCCGCTGTCGCCGCTCAGCGAAACCGAGCGGCTGCGCCAAGAGCACGCCGCCCTCGTGCTCGCCGCACAGGTGCGGCTGCGGACGGCCCGTGCCGCCTCCGACACGGCGCCGTGGTACCGCCGGCTGCCGGCACGACGAGCATTGCGCGCGGCGAAGGAGGAGCTCGCCGACGTGCAGGCATCCGCTCCCCCGTCGTCGTCTCCGCGCCGGTTCCTCTTTCCGAGCCGCGCCGATGAGGGGGCACTCGCGAACGGTGTCGGACGCGCTCAGTAG
- a CDS encoding exodeoxyribonuclease III, translating into MPRNLRIASVNVNGIRAAVRNGMTAWLDAADVDVLTLQEVRGEAVHLADALPGWHVVNDEALAKGRAGVAIAAREPLDIWRIELGDEALDSRGRWVEADIDVDGQLVTIVSAYVHTGEDGTPKQEAKYAFLDAMQARMPELGDHALITGDLNVGHRTLDIRNWKGNLKKAGFLPRERAYFDRFTAPAGEQVDAIDGTTGTGLGWVDVGRRWAGEVDGPYTWWSNRGKAFDTDTGWRIDYHLATPALAARVTDYHVVRAPSYDTRWSDHAPVVADYAF; encoded by the coding sequence GTGCCCCGGAACCTTCGCATCGCCTCTGTCAACGTCAACGGCATCCGCGCCGCCGTCCGCAACGGGATGACCGCGTGGCTCGACGCAGCCGACGTCGACGTGCTGACGCTGCAGGAGGTACGCGGTGAGGCCGTGCACCTGGCCGACGCCCTGCCGGGATGGCACGTCGTGAACGACGAGGCCCTCGCCAAGGGCCGCGCCGGCGTCGCGATCGCGGCACGCGAACCGCTCGACATCTGGCGGATCGAGCTCGGCGACGAGGCCCTGGATTCCCGCGGTCGCTGGGTCGAGGCCGACATCGACGTCGACGGACAGCTCGTCACCATCGTCAGCGCATACGTCCACACCGGCGAAGACGGCACCCCGAAGCAGGAGGCGAAGTACGCCTTCCTCGACGCGATGCAGGCGCGGATGCCGGAGCTCGGCGACCACGCCCTCATCACCGGCGACCTCAACGTCGGCCACCGTACCCTCGACATCCGCAACTGGAAGGGCAACCTCAAGAAGGCCGGTTTCCTGCCGCGCGAGCGCGCGTACTTCGACCGGTTCACCGCACCGGCCGGAGAGCAGGTCGACGCGATCGACGGCACGACCGGCACCGGTCTCGGCTGGGTCGACGTGGGCCGGCGCTGGGCGGGCGAGGTCGACGGTCCGTACACGTGGTGGTCGAACCGCGGCAAGGCGTTCGACACCGACACCGGGTGGCGCATCGACTATCACCTGGCCACCCCCGCCCTGGCGGCGCGCGTCACCGACTATCACGTCGTTCGCGCCCCCTCGTACGACACCCGATGGAGCGATCACGCGCCGGTCGTCGCCGACTACGCGTTCTGA